Genomic DNA from Geitlerinema sp. PCC 9228:
GACTTCTGCGCCGGGATTGTCAGCGTCGGAGAAGATTTCGTAGGATTCGGCACCGCCTTCGAGGGAGGCTTCTAGCAAGGCTTCTTCGTCTTGGATTTCTCCTTCGATGCTGACGACTCCTTTTTGGTCGAACATCCAGCTAACGCAACCGGTTTCTCCTAGGTTGCCACCGTTTTTGCTGAAGGCAGCGCGCAAATCGGCGGCGGTTCGGTTGCGGTTGTCGGTGACGGCTTCGATGAGAACGGCGACACCACCGGGTCCATATCCTTCGTAACGCATGGACTCCAGGGAATCTTGTTCCCCTTCCAGATTGCCGCAGCCTTTAGCGATCGCTTTTTCGATATTATCATTGGGCAATCCCATGGATTTGGCTTTTTCGATCGCCTGGCGCAGCTGAAAGTTGGCTTCTGGGTCGGGAACGCCGTTTCTGGCGGCGACAATAATATTACGGGAAAGTTTGGTAAATTGTTTCCCTTTTTGAGCGTCAGCTCTGGCTTTGCGGTGTTTTATATTTGCCCACTTACTGTGACCTGCCATAGGCGAAACTGATAATTAAATGGCTGCGATGGTTGGTTGAGGTTGGTTTTGGAAATTTTCCTACCAACCCCATTCTAGTTTAAAACAACTGGGTTGCGCGAATGGCAGCTCCTAGCAATCCTACTTTGGGATTGGTAATAATATAAACGGGAATGTTTTCTAGCAAGGGACGGACGCGACCTTTATCGAGAAAGGCATCCAGAAAGCGATTGTCGTTTTCTAGCAGGGGAATGATTTTGGCGGCAATGCCACCGGCGATATACAAGCCGCCGTAGGGGAGCAATTTTAAGGCTAGGTTTCCGGCTTCGCTGCCGTAGGTGGAGATGAACAAACGCATGGTTTGCCGGCATAAGTCGCTGGTAGCACGATCGCTTTGTTGCTTGCCTAATGCGATCGCAGAAATGGCGGCGGCGGGGTCGTCGCTTTCTAGCAAATCGGCGGCGTTGCCTGGCTGCTGGCTGCTTTCTAATAAAAAACGATAAATGGCGACAATCCCCTGACCGGAAA
This window encodes:
- a CDS encoding YebC/PmpR family DNA-binding transcriptional regulator, producing MAGHSKWANIKHRKARADAQKGKQFTKLSRNIIVAARNGVPDPEANFQLRQAIEKAKSMGLPNDNIEKAIAKGCGNLEGEQDSLESMRYEGYGPGGVAVLIEAVTDNRNRTAADLRAAFSKNGGNLGETGCVSWMFDQKGVVSIEGEIQDEEALLEASLEGGAESYEIFSDADNPGAEVYTEVENLESLNQALRDRGYNVTGAEPRWIANHTVEVNEPDQARLTLKLMDALDELDDVQNVTANFEIPNDILVAAG